TGCGGAAAGGACCCTTACTTCCCGCTGTATATGGGTGTAAGCAATACAGATTCCACCTCTTATGGCTACCAGGTCTTTTCGGCTGCGGGTTTTCCGATAGAGCAGGATATCTATGCGAACAACAACAATATCATATCCGTGTTCGACTCGACCATCAGCCTTTTCCAAGGGAACTCTGAAGGGTCACCCAACGGCATTGACATTTTTGGTAGTGACGGATACGTCGAAATAGGAGGATACGAAAGTTTAGGAGCGGGCGGCCTGGGGCCGGTATTTGAAATAACGGGCAAGAACTATGGCAGGCCGGGGTTGTTGTTCCTGGGCTCTTATCTAAATTCGGACACGACCGCTTTCCTTCAGACCAATAGAGGCGGCGCCGTATCGTTGCGATCGATCCGCTCCATCAAAGACCCCCATTCCATCGTTTCCGCGACCAGCGGAGGAAGCGCCACTTTGACCAACGACGGATACACCTTTCTTCAATCCAGCACAACGCTCTCCAGCTTTACGATCAATTTTCCAAGCAGCCCGGTAGATGGGGATAAGGTGACGGTGAAAAGCCAAAGCAACATCACCTCGGTGTCCTGGTCCGCGGGTAGCAATTCCGTGGCGGCGCCCATCAACCTGACGGCTGGGCAAAGCGTGGTTTTTGTTTTCGATAACGCCACATCCACCTGGTATTAAAGCGATACTGCTCATATCGCTCCTGTTAACCATTGTTCTGGTTTCCTCCGCGGGCAGTATGTACACCCCGGCGGACACCACCTTGCCCGTGCTGAAGACACTTTCACGAAAAATTGCTTCAAAAAAGGACTCATTGCTGAACTCCGTCCATAAGAACCTGTCCAAAGCCGACTCCCTGACCCCCAAAACAGGAAAGCATTTGGCACACCTGCAATTGCATAAGACCGGCCCCCCCGCAGGGAGCGATACCCTTGCAAACCCGGCGCCCAATGCGATTGCCCAGGACCACGGGGTTTGCCGGATCGTCATCGGCCGGCCGATCTGGGTGGCCGACACCGTCAAGGCGCCGCTCAAATCGGATAAACTACCACCGCTCCCGGAACGCAAGGTGCCCTTCTTGCAGGTGCACGGGAACATCCTTTACGACGTCAACTACTATTCCCATATCGACACCCCGTACAACGAGACGGACGTATACCAGCATACGATACAGACCTACCTGGATATCCTGATCAAAGGACAATATCCATTCCGGATCTACCTGACCAACCATTTCAGCAATTCACCCCTGTTTCACAACTTCTCGGACTTCAATCTTTCCTATACCAACACGGCTTTTAACCAGGGTATCAAGGACCAGTTGAGACAGCAATACATGAACTCTCTGCCGGGTCAGCAAAAAATCGACAGCCTGGAGAACGCGCTTAGAAACGACCTCGCCAAACTGAACGGGTTGCATGGCTGGATGAACAACCCGGACCTGATCCAGCAGTTGGTGGAAGCAAGGGAGAAGGCATACCTCGCCGGGCGCAATAAAGATACCTCTTCGTGGATGGGCAATAAGGCGGGGGTGATGGGTCTTGCAGGCGGGCCGCAAGGCAAGGTAGATACTGCCCACCTGGACTCGTTGTATGCGGTCCGCCAGCACCAGGCGGATTCCCTGGAACACGAGGTCGCCCGTCTTCAGAAACTGCTGGCAACGACCCGGCAGGCGGGAGGAGCCGAGGAGAACAAGAACCTCCAGGACCTTCAAAACGCGGAATCACCCGGGCAACTGGAAAAAGAAATGCGCGTGCTCCACCTCAGCGATTCCAGCCTGCCCAAAGGGTACAAAACCCTTATGGCGGTCAAGTCGGTGTCCGTGGGCCGGAGCATCGTCAACTATTCGGAACTGTCCGCAAAGGACATCTCGATCAATGGTCTGCAGGCAGAATACAATCCATCGAATTACTATGCCGTGGCGACGGGTGTGGTCGACTACCGGTTCCGCGACTTTTTATTGCAACAACCCGGCCAGCCCCGCCAGTATATGAACGTGTTACGGTATGGACGAGGCATGCGCGATGGGAACAGCGTCATCCTGACCTGGTACCAGGGCAAACGGCAATTGTACAGCGCTTCCAGCATCGACACCGGTCAGACCCAGGTCCCGGCGTCCAACCTGATGGGGCTGACCCTTCAGGGGAATTATAAGGTGACTAAAAACATTCTGGTTACTGCCGAGGTCGCCAAATCCTCGGTTCCGGCTTATGTCAGCGACTCTTCCAAAAAGGAGGGCGGTCTGGCGGGGCAGATGCTCCACATGAGCGACCGGTCCAACGAGGCCTATTCGGTCATGGCCAATGCTTTTTTCCCGGCGACACAAACACGGCTGCGGGGCTCCTTCAAACACCTGGGAGAAAACTTCCAGTCCTTTAGCGTGTTTACGGACGGTTCCGCGCAGACCGCGTGGAACGGCAGCCTGGACCAACTCCTGTTCAAACGGCAACTGGACCTGGTGTTATCGGCCTATACCAACGACTTCAGCAATCCCTATATCAGCCAGCAATACCGGAGCACGACGGTGTTCAAAAGCATACAAGCCACCTGGAGAAGACGGAACTGGCCGGTGCTTTCGGTGGGCTATTTCCCCTCCAGCCAACTGACAAAACTGGGGAACGGCTCCTACGAGGAGAACCTGTTTTATACCATGGTGGGCAATGCCACGTACACCTACACCTTCCACAAGCTGATGATGAACACCACCCTGGTGTATACCCAGTTTTACAACCGGGCCTCTGACTCCGGCTTTACCTATTTCAATACAAAAAACCTCCTCCTGAGCCAGTCGGTTTTCCTTTCCCGGCTGACCCTCCAGGGAAATGCTTCAGCAGCGGCCAATACGGACTACAACCTCTACACCCTCGAAGGGAAGGCGCAATACAACCTGACGAAGAACCTGCAGGTAGGCGCAGGGGTTAAATACAACGAACAGACAGTTTACGATATACAACAATGGGGCTACTCAGGCGAACTGACCTGGCGCATCCGAAAGCTCGGCCAGATCCAGTTTTCCGCAGACAAAGGCTTTATACCCGGGATGAACAACCGGCTGGTGCCCAACAACACGGGCCGGCTTACCTATTTCAAAACTTTTTGAATGACGCTCTTATGTATAAAAAAGGATTGATCGTTTTGGGGCTCCTGGCCACCCTGCTGACGGGAAAGGCGCAGGTCAGCATGACCCTGCAGCTCCCGCCCGTGGGCACGCTGGTCAAAAACCAGCTCTGGAACGTGCTGCTGGTGAACTCCTCCAACGTGACGCTGATGGTGCGCATCAACCTGGTGTTACTGGACGAACAAACCAATCAACCCGTGCTGACCGCGACCACCGCGCCCATCGCCCTGCCCAGGGGCGCCAAACAAATCCAGGCCAAGGACCTCGGCCCGATCGACTATACGTACGGGAACACCGCCTATCACGTAGACGCCAATCCCAACGGTCTTTTGCCCACGGGTCGTTTCCAGGCCTGTTACAGGCTGGTCAATGCCTATAAGGCCGCTCCGCTGGCGGAGAGCTGTCTTCAGCTCAATGTCGATCCGCTGAGCCCACCGCTGTTGAACACCCCCTCCGACTCCGGGAAGATCTATACGTTTTATCCGCAGTTTACCTGGCTGCCCCCGACGCCCCTCGGTCTTTTCAGCGACCTAAGCTATGCCCTGGTCCTGGTGCAGGTGTTGCCCGGTCAGACAAAGGGGGACGCCATCCAGGAAAACGTTCCTGTCTACAACGGGACGTTTATCAAAACCCTTTACCTCAACTATCCTTCCTCCTTCAGAGCCCTTGACACCGGCAAGGTGTACGCCTGGAGGATCGTCGCCATGAATGGTACCCAGCCCGCCGCGATGAGCGATGTATGGACCTTCAGGGTCGTGGCCCCCGCGCCGCCCAGGCCCACCAGGGGAGACGACTCCTATATCGCGTTGAAACGCTCCCTGGACGCCTCGGTCGCTTCCTGCTCGGGGCTCCTCAAACTCACTTATACGAATCCCACCCGCGATACCCTGGCCCGTTATACCATCACCAGCCTCCAGGAAGCGGGTAACCCCGTCGTCCAGCAAGGGTTGCTCCCGCTGAGGTACGGACAGAATTTCGTTGAAGTACCGCTCGCGGGTTCTTACGCCGCTCATAAGGTTTACCTCTTCCAGTTCGTCAACAGCCGTAACGAAACCTGGAGCATCAAATTCACCAACAA
This region of Dinghuibacter silviterrae genomic DNA includes:
- a CDS encoding porin family protein, producing the protein MLNSVHKNLSKADSLTPKTGKHLAHLQLHKTGPPAGSDTLANPAPNAIAQDHGVCRIVIGRPIWVADTVKAPLKSDKLPPLPERKVPFLQVHGNILYDVNYYSHIDTPYNETDVYQHTIQTYLDILIKGQYPFRIYLTNHFSNSPLFHNFSDFNLSYTNTAFNQGIKDQLRQQYMNSLPGQQKIDSLENALRNDLAKLNGLHGWMNNPDLIQQLVEAREKAYLAGRNKDTSSWMGNKAGVMGLAGGPQGKVDTAHLDSLYAVRQHQADSLEHEVARLQKLLATTRQAGGAEENKNLQDLQNAESPGQLEKEMRVLHLSDSSLPKGYKTLMAVKSVSVGRSIVNYSELSAKDISINGLQAEYNPSNYYAVATGVVDYRFRDFLLQQPGQPRQYMNVLRYGRGMRDGNSVILTWYQGKRQLYSASSIDTGQTQVPASNLMGLTLQGNYKVTKNILVTAEVAKSSVPAYVSDSSKKEGGLAGQMLHMSDRSNEAYSVMANAFFPATQTRLRGSFKHLGENFQSFSVFTDGSAQTAWNGSLDQLLFKRQLDLVLSAYTNDFSNPYISQQYRSTTVFKSIQATWRRRNWPVLSVGYFPSSQLTKLGNGSYEENLFYTMVGNATYTYTFHKLMMNTTLVYTQFYNRASDSGFTYFNTKNLLLSQSVFLSRLTLQGNASAAANTDYNLYTLEGKAQYNLTKNLQVGAGVKYNEQTVYDIQQWGYSGELTWRIRKLGQIQFSADKGFIPGMNNRLVPNNTGRLTYFKTF